The Theileria parva strain Muguga chromosome 1, complete sequence, whole genome shotgun sequence DNA window AGTGTGATAGCTGCTGAAACTATACCCATGTTCTTATTCACTAGCAGCTTCATGTGGCTTGTTACTGAAAGTGACTCTAAAAGCAGCAGGAAACTCTCATAAGAAGCCTTTAGGTTCTTGTTTAGCGCTAAAAGCACTGCTATACAATTTGCTGCATAGAAATTACACGCTGACGGTCTCTTTAATGCGACCTTCGCATACTGCATTGCTTCTTTTGGGAATATTTGTTGTGCTCCTATGGTTTGTGGCAGTTTATAGCTTTTCCTTATAATAAGTGATGCTAAAAGAGTATTGGCGTATGGGTCATATGTTGAAACTGGTATCGTTCTAAACATTTTCCTTATCTCATGAATTCCCTCATCAAATGACCTTAGTCTCCCCAAATGATAAGCTCTAAGTAAATAGGGCTCACAACTCAACGGGTGTACCTTCTTCACCTGATCCAGATACCGAACACTATTCTCGTAGTCGcactaaataaaatattatatttaaataattgttgcAAAATACCTTTCTGAATGCCATGATGCTCTTTCTAAGCCACGGTGGTGTGTACCTTGGGTACTCTCTTGTCAATGCTGAATATATCTTATTGGCTTTTGAAAATTGGCCGCTAAACTCCAGTGCCAGTGCGTAGTTAAATCTTACAGTCAAGGCCAttgtttttttaacaagttcttcatttaataaattacctGACTCTTTTGACTCTGTATTCATAACATTTAAATCAGTTGTGTGATTTGGTGTGCCGGATAACTTTTCATTAAGATCCTGAAGTACTTTACAGGCTTTGGTATAATTCCTAgtatacattaaaataactccaaaattgttaataaaCTGTGGACTTTcgtttttatataatttaaaatactcaGAGTAATAAGACTTTAGGTTTGGGCAGAAATATTCTCTTCCTCTTGACACCAGCATCTCCATGGACCTTATGTAGTACTCCAAGACTAGTGGGTCAGAAAAGTCATTTTTGCctttatttaacattttaaagtCACCTCTATTCCCCAGTTTAAGAGAATCATCCTGttcttcttctttttcATTTGAGTTATTCATGGTCATGAGATCATCCAGAAGTGAAAGAGCCTTAAAGAGTCTTTCATCTATTAGTCGCCCCATACCTTGTTGAACTGTGTGGAACATACATGATATATCAAGTTGGTTTTGGGATTTATTTACTGATTCTAGCTTTAGCATCTCCCACTTATTCGTTTCCAGTGCTTCTCTTGCTGATGACAAGTAAACATATGCTGAAACCTTGAGTACTATTGGAACTTTATGTAAACACTGGAGAAGGAAATCGCAGTGTTCTCTTGCCAATCCCAAATCTGATGACCCTGCTGATACCTTAACAAGCTGTAATCTAGCAACCATAAAATCACTCTTGAGTGATATTGCATTTAGGTAGTGACCCAAAGCTCCTGAGTAGTTTTCCTTGAAGTGCTCAACTCTTCCAAGTTGGTACTCAAGTTCAGATCTGAGGTTATAGGGGAGGTTAAGCTTCTGGAGATCTTGAAGTCTTTTTTTAGATTCTTCCACTTCCCCCTTATGAAACAGGAATTCACAAATTTGGAGCTGGCTGAGTGGGTTAGACTTATCCATTGCATGGCATAAAAGGGCCGCGTTTGCGTATTCTTTAAAAAGACGCGGAATTTCAGGATCGTTTTCGTCAAAATCCTCTTTAAAATGAGTCAGCTTGTGTGCGATTATTACTGATGAGAGTCGATATGAAAATGACATTGGCATCACAGATATGGACTTATCAATGAGCACCTTAGCAGAATCAATATCTCCCAAATAAAACTGGCATGAGGATAGTGCAAACAGAAGAAGTGCTTTCAGCCATACAAGTTGTGATTGTGCCAGTGATAATTCCAGCATAATCTCTTTGCTATCATCTgcgattttaaaataattatccaCCATGGACAGATAATATGTGGTCATTAGTAATGCCTTCATATAATAAACGGAGGCTATTTGATAATTAGTGACCATTGTCATAATGTTTCCAGATAGAATAACTGGGATTATCCTTGTAGTATTCAAATTAATGGCCATCTGAAACATTGACCTTGCAGAGGACAAATGGTCGATATTCTGGTCCCTTGAAAAATTAAGCAATTGTTGGTGCCcttttaataaatagaaATGGTACATTGAAACCCCTATGTGTTAATTGAATCAGTTATATTACTCACCTTCAGTTTTTCTGGCGTAGTGGGTGGTCCAGTCCATGTACTTAGTATGTCGTTCCTCGTCATTTTTAAACTGGAATGCCTGTGTTAGATTGTGGTATGCCAAAGATGAGTAAAGTGGCCCGCCTAAATAATTAGATTTTTATGAATTATCATTAGGttggataaaaataagaaataaaataaaaaaactaaCTTTGATCATTGGGAAACATGGTTTCTGACTCTTTCAACAGAGAATCTGATGATTCTGAGTGTCCTAGTGACTTATACGAGGAGGCGAGAAACAACCAATATCTCAGCGGAGTTTTTTCCGCTTTCAACATGTCTTTTATGGCCTCCAAATTGCCTGGAACCAAATCTTCTTGCGATAACCAAACACATCTCCTGTCAGGTCCCTCTAACTCATGGTTAAACTTATTTAAATTCGATTGTAACGGAATCCCGAAACCGATATCTAccatttttacaaatatattttatatccCTCTAAATTTGGGattatatttacaaaaatattttaaatcataatataaaatacaaatttaatgaagATAAATATGGACTGGGGAATTACTTAACATTATAATTCCCACTTGAAACTcaatcatttttattcatttgtACACTAACACATTGAAAAATGCTTAAAATAGAAAATGATTAGGTTAAGGCCTCATTTGAGATCTTTACAATCTCATGTGAGTAGTGGCCAGATTCCAACTCGTGAGTATCTGGAATCTTTTGAGCCCAAAAGCCTTCGGCGTTTAAAAGTTTTTAATCAAACTCCACCTGAGGATATTCGTAAAacattttttgaaaaattgacATCTCATTATTCTAATCCTCGCTCTATTTTAAGGTATTTATCCACTTCTAATGTGTAAGTAGGTTATATCGCAAATACATATCAGTTGATGATTATCCATGTTATTCTTGGTTAGTGCGTTGTTTTTGTCAACTTGGCAACTCATTTTCTTTCAACTCTTTCTGGTATTCTTTgtattttagtttttacTTTTTAGGTCACCCAGAGATAGGCAGGCCTTAGTTAGCCTCCCTTTATTTAGATACTTGGTTTTTGATCTCACCGAACGTAAGCATTATATACACGTAAGGTGAAAGTTCTTTTTATATTACTAAATTTAGCCCCGCCATGTTCCCCGGATGATATTTGCTCTATCTGCCTTGGAGTATCGTTCCTGGCCTTTACTTACACACCTTCTCGAATTGGTCCAGAAACACCTTAAGGTAGTTTATCTACTATATAGTTGTCCTTAGGATTGGAGAATATCTACTATCTCTGTAATGATTGGTTGTTTGGTTAAGTTAGGGCTGGATAACATTCCTAACAATTCAAACCTTTTACCTAATGTAACATCACTGTTATTAAATGAGGTGGAGAGTCGGGATCCTAGCTATTCATCACCTTTTGACTGGGCTATACTGTCATACTCTTTAGTTTTAACCAACAGATACGAATGGTATCTAAaagtttatataatattgttaggCCTAACTATGAAAACGCGTCGCTTCCAGTCTTCTTGAATCGGGCTTGCAAAGGGTTAAACTTGGAGAATTTACCCCTAAGTGGATGGacacaatattatttatacatttcaTTATACTGTACTGATGTTGAGAAACCGAGAAACGAAATTCAAATAAAAGAGTCAGTTCCACCTGAAATACAACAGTCACTCCACACCCGATGGCTCAACGAGATACTTATCCACTCACAACCTCAGGTTAGATTTATAAtcatatatattttagggTTCTGAGATGTTGCAGAAAGATGTTGATACTGTCCTAGAGGGTTTAGGAAACACTGAGggtttaataaattgttcaGTTGGAAGGGGGGATGACGAACAACACTGTCTATTTACTGGCCATTTATTCCCAAATAGAAAATTATGTTTTGAATACAATTATCTTATGCCTATGCCAGACGGAACTCCAGTTGAAAGCGGTCTTGTCAGTTTCAGAAGAAGActtttcaacaaatttGGATATAACACGGTAGTTATTCATAGGCACCAGTGGGAAAAGCTAACAATTTTGGAAAAGGAGGAACAACTTCTTCAGATTTTATCAAAGTTCCCAATCATTGAGTCAAATCTGTATGAAAGTAAGCCAGAGGCAAAGACTTTTGAAGGATCTAATTACAAGTATTTGAAGCACTTAAGGCCTAAAATTACCACCTGGCCACCTGATAAGATTACTCTATAAACTCTTTAACTATTCAATTTACACCTATTATATACCTCTATTGTAAAGAATTAATTATCTTGAACAAGCTTTACAGTTATTGGATTTTCATTTGGtgatttgataaatttaactaaattgTTTTCTATAAGCTCCTTCAAGGTTGTCGACCTGTAAGGACATCCTACACACGATCCAGTGAACTGaagaagaaaataataaaactgtTTAAACTAACTTTAACGTGAACTTCGTTATCgactattttacacaggCTAATTCCTCCTCCATCAGAAGATAATTGAGGCCGAATCAGGTCAAGAACGTCCTCAACGTTCTTTGTGTTAAGGTCCATTAACCAGCCTTCTTCATCATATTCTAGTTGTTTACCATCATTAGGTTTGTATTCTAAGGAATCTGTAGGTTCTGAGTTCAAGTTGAACCCTTTCCATCTGATCTTGTGAATTGTGTAAGATAAATTAGGGGCAAGTTTTAGCGTCCATGGGAAGGAATATTTACCtccaaatattataaaaataaataaaatgaaattatacattaatCATATTAGTGAGTATTttgtgaataataaattaaaaccATAAATTCTGGAAGTTCCTTAGGCAAATCTTCTAACCCACAttacatttaatatttactaaatGTACAATTTGATGTGtagaaaaaaattattatttgtttataacTTAGATtctttttataattttactattattcactttatttaaaataacttaatGTGAATATGAACTTTATGGGATTAATTACTTTAAATCCTAAATATAATCGGATTTTATACACTAGACTATCtgaaaatgttataaaCAATACTTTTTCCCTTGTTCAGGCAAGATTCTCTAAGATTTTAAGGTGGATTCCTGACACACCTCATGCCCATTCAATGAATAAACTAACACATTTTGATGATTTGATAAACTATTGTTTGGACAATAGAGGTATTTTCTCACAGCTGTCCGacaaatcaaaatttttatagaTACCCTGGGTAAAAGAGATATAATAGCTTCACTTTCATATATGAGAACtcttaaaaattttaacttgtCGTCTAAAAactttgtaaaatataatgatTATATCATGAAAAATTTGTCAAAATTTGATACAAATATACATTTATTGGTTCATAGGTAATTTGTATACTCAATATATGAATTATTTGTAGGTATTCAATTCTTGGTTATAGCCCATCTCTTATCTCCATATATGATAACCAATTGAAGAATAACATTGGAAATCTTGACAATAAGTCTTTATGCCTAATTTCATGGAGTTATGCCAAAAATAACGTTTTTATTGAGGAGCTGTTTGACAGTATCGGTATgtaaaacaaatatttaattttttaatttttagcaACTGTGGTTTTAAATCGTAATTCTAAGTTGAACTTGACTGATATATCGCTACTTTTGTGGACCTTTGCAAAAATTAACGTAACTTAACTTCacttttataaattattgattaGAGAAAAGAGCCTGAAGAAGTTTTGAAGCtcaaaaatgaatttattagtataataaaatcaattcaGAATACACTAAACAATAAAGAAACGGATGAGAATACACAAGAATACTTAGACAAAGAGGGTTGGTGTGTTCTAATTCATGAAATTATAGGCTATTTCTACACAAATGTGGTTCATGATATTTGTATGGCATGTAAATCCCTTTCCATTCTTCTTCCTGGTGACATGGGTACAATTTCCCAAGTTTTCAAAATTCTATTCAATATAACAAGTGCAAGTAAACTGAGCATAACATCTCAGGTATTCATTTGTCAACAATTTTGTACATTTAGGGAATAACTAGTTTGTGGGAGGCTTTAGAACATTCAAACCTTAAGGACGAAGATATAACAGAAAAGTTGTGTGAAGCATCGAGATACTTGAGGTTGGACCATTCATTCAACTCTAACATGCTGAATTCAATTGTGACTTCTATACACAAATTAAGGATTAAAGACCCTAGAATCATTTATCAAATAGTTCACTGGCTTGAAAAAAGAAGTGTTCAGATGCACGCGACTcaaatgtataatattatatgtCTTTTGGatcaaatgtgtatatacCACGATAAAGCTTGGAAACAACTTGGTATTGTggttttaaaataactgTGAATTTTAGGTGTGGTTGTTCAAAAGAAGGCTATAGACTTGGAATTATACCAAATTAGAAATTTATACAACATTTTTAAACGAAATGGTTTGGATCCTATTAATTACACTCATATCTTTCACACATCTCTGTGGTAATCCTTATTTAGGAAAGGGAAACGAACGCATATATGGAATACTTGACCATTTCATGTTATGCAAACAAGATATTGAACAATTTGGATTTGTTTAATTCATGGGGGATTCCGTAATATTTTCTTCGTTCATATCAAccttaaatataattatttttattatgtaaattaggttttaaaatttatgtctaaattgtttttaaagGCCCTAGGCCTTTCCGATAAAACTTTATCGCAATCTGTGTTAAATCTGTTACAAAATGTCAATACCACTACTATAGAACTAGGTACCTTTTTATTCAcctttttaattatttatatataataattattctataATTTTCTTTAGATGATGGGTTTGTCCTTGTTGATCACTATGGAGATAAAGGAGTTCGAAAAACAATGGAGGACGAGTGTTTAGTTTGTGATTCCTTGAGGTCGAAATTCCCAGATTTACCTGAAGAATACGATTTTGggtatatttaatttttactcaattatttctccaattatttattcgaatatttattaatttgtgtttAGAGTTTGCGGTTTATTTGATGGCCATGGTGGTAGGAAAACTGTTGTTTTCGTCAAGGAAAATCTTTTAAGTGAGATTGCCTCTCAGCTGATTTCACATTTGAACATGAAAAACGAATCTGGGAATGAAGAGGAATTTGAAATCACTTTTAAAAAGGCCGTTAATGATGCCTGTCGACGTTTAGATTCTAGGATTGCCAATGAGGTTCCTGGCTGTACGGATGGTTGCACTGCTCTCGTTTTGTTTTTCGGAAAGAAAACAGtgtgtattttaaatttgggTGATTCTGCTGCGTATCTATGTAAAAAAGTTGACAGCATTCTTCACGGTAGGTCATCTTAACTTAGATTTACtagtatatttattcccaattaatgtaattttttattagCAATACCCTTAAATGACATTCATAAACCATGGTCTCAACGTGAGAAGGCTCGGATTTTGCACTATCAAGGCACTATTGAGGGTGGCAGAGTCAACGGACTTCTTGAAGTAACTCGTTCCTTTGGGGATTTACAGTACGTTTTACCTAGTTATATATGTTAATATCACTACTACAAACAATTTCTAGGCTTAAGAAGTACGGAGTTTTATGTGTTGGGACTTTCCGGAAAGTAGACCTTGATTTCTCCAAGGACGAGCTCATTCTCCTTGCTTGTGACGGGTTTTGGGGATTATTTGACCCTATCGACGCCTGTAGGAAGATTCTTGATATGGTCGttaaggtatttttatatttagtttaattctatattaaatttgtaggaGGAGATGAGGGCGTCTGTAACTCCACATTTACCATTCCCACAACTCaaaaaagtgtgtaaggATTTGGTGGATGTAGCCATAAACGTCAGAAGATCTCAGGATAACGTAACTGTTATGGTCCTTAGATTTAAAAGGaagaattaatttttctttatacactaatactatatattatatgtacttgtatagtaatattgtagccataatactatagtactaCACATACTATACACttatgtatatacactataatatacatataatattatcttggttatattatacatgTATAAAGCAGGTTAGTTTAAAACGTCTGACATTTCCATGACCTCTTCAAATAGTTTCTTGGAGTTAAACTTTGCTGagattattttacatattaaaaatgCGCCTGCCAATTTGCGGTGTAGTGAGTATATTTCTGGAGGCGGTGGTCTTTTCCtataattgaaaataatatttgatcTTTCCATGCACTAAATTACTGTGAATTTATTATAGTAGTACCGTTGTGAAGGTTTTACTATTCTTAAAATCATATTCAATGTCATATTTGAAGGGATCAGCTACAGAATTGATAGTGTGGGTCAGGTTAAATATAAGAGTCTAATAACACTGAATAGAAGAATACCTGAGGCTTTGACTGAGTCCAAATGTGCATCAATTACTATCTGGGATTCTTCCGGGTGTAGAAATCCAACTTCAACTGAAAGTCTTAAAATTTCATCAAGGTCCTAGACACATTTACttaatactaaaaatacTTCTCTAATTGTGGCGTATACAAGTTGGAGGTAAGGCTTAACAAACTTCCTGTGATAAATCCTGCCTGCAGAAAACGTTTATTTACCCTTGTAATGATAAGTAGAAGAGGtcatataatatatgtgtataaagAACTAACATGAGCCAAAATCCACAAGACCTATTAGGTCAGTTTCCTCATTGTACAGATAGTTGCTTGGGTTAGGATcctataattaattatttactataaataCGCACTGTGTTCATTAGTTCGTATACGAAGATTTCTGATAAGGATAACTTTAAGATTCTCCTTCCCACTGAGTTTCTGGCCTCCTGACTCAAGTTACCCAAATCTTCTAGTggtttctaaaaattaatttaatgtttgggaaatattatttgtatacCCCGTGAACGTATTCAGTGGTAATTACTGTTTTAGTTGTCAGTTCTTTGATAACCTTTGGTACGTAGAACCCTTCAAGTTGCAGTTTTCTGAAgatttcataaaatttggCCTCATTCAAGTAATCGCATTCTGCTATAACTTCAGTTTTCATCTCCTTAGCGTACTCTCTTATGAAAAAACTGTCAGGAACTAGTTTTGTATAGGTGCAGATCCACACTAGGTTTTCAATATCGCTGTCAATAGAGTCTAAAATCCCTGGGAACTGGACTTTTACTGCCACTTCTGTTCCATCCTTTAGCTTTGCTTTATGGGCCTTAATATCAATTAGTAAATTGAATTGATGgtaaattaaatgataGGCTTACTTGACCCAAAGAAGCGCTTGCTATGGGCTCATAGTCAAATTCTAAAAAGTTATCCATCCAATTTTCTCCAAATTCTCTCGAGAGGATCtgattttaattgttaGGAAGATATGGTACCTGATCGACTTGTGATTTTGGCATTATATCAGCTTCATGGCGTGAACTTATCAGCGCTTGTCTGAAATTTTCCGGCAAAATATCTGATTGCAAACTCAACAATTGACCGAATTTTAGTGCAGTtcctaataatatttaaacacATGGTATTGCAGTTACCTctcattttacacaaacATTCAACTACATGTTTTATAACGTTATCACTAGTAAGAGAGTTctttaacacatttacatATTCACCCTAACAAAGTATGTTTAATCAATCAAATACCCTCATGTACCTTCCTATTGCATCTCTTGTACTCGCTGAAGCTACGTTAAACACCAATCCTATAGATGTTATTTACCAATTCTTATAATTAAGTAACTCAATAGTAGAGATTGTTTGTGTACCTGCAAGTGTTGCAGCGCGACTAAAACGGTCAGTTGGAAGTTTGTTTTCTTTCATTTTCCTGGCTAAGAGCTGATTTTACGAATAACTAAGGTACCTGCCCGTGTGCTATAATATTTTTGGCCATAATTTActgtattaaaattaaattttagtgTGGAGTAATTTGATTTTGATTGTCGGTTTGGGGAGCCTTTATTGGAGGTTCGTGCCTTGTCCAAACTAACCAACTTACTCTCCACATCGTAATTGGAGGCATCCATATCCTCTGAGGTTGTGGACTTGTAATCATCTTTAAAACTATCTTTGGAACTGGTAGGCTTTAAAAGAGTTGTGACAAATTGCGGGAGTGAGTTCAAATAAAAGGGAAGGATTGAATTTAGGTAAACTGGAAGCGAATTTAAATCATCTAATGGCCTAGAGTTAACATGCTGGTCGAATTTTCTCTCCAAATAGTCTAGGTTATGTTTTCTATACAAACTCAGCTGAGAGATTAGTTTATTTCTGGATGAGGccataatatattaaatatattctaATTATAAATCCCCATTGGCAAGAACATTGTGAATTTTCCACtaaattttcttttatacttttaacTTTCTAAcgttttaaatttattataatatttaatgtgcataagatatttataaataatatcttTATCATGATTATCTTATGAATATAGTATTCACACTTGTATTTGTTCTTGCCACAAACCTATGTAAAAGCTGGATTCTTCACAACCcgttaattttaaataactattattttaacaccaAAGGTAGTTAAGACttattattcatttttacccAGGCATTGGGCCATTGTATGCCAAAAAGAAGGTTGGTCGAGTGCTGGTAACTCTCGAATGTAGCATATCACGCAAGCTTGGAGTTCCTCCTTCAAGATATTATACAACTAAGAATAAAGTCAACACACCTCAGAGGCTTGAACTCATGAAATATAACAAATACTTAAGGAAACACACACTTCACAAAGAAATACGTTAATTTcaactaattttttatatttattaatttacattaatttttataattagtcaatttatttttctgcttattaaattcatttcTCATTTTTTAGGGTAACACTATACCGGTTCTTCATCATTACCAGTAAAGTTAcagaatattatttaaaaaacatttacgttaaattattagaaGTACAAGCACTAAATATGTCAGACGAATCCTTTGATTTGGCTGTTAAGTACGTCACAGATACAACGAGTATGACGGCAACTGACGAACAGAAGCTACTGTTTTACAAATACTTTAAACAGGCCACTGTTGGAGACTGTAATACCTCAAAGCCCGGAATGATGGATTTTAAAGGCAAGGCAAAGTGGGAAAGCTGGAATTCCGCGAAGGGCATGAGTAAGGAAGATGCAAAGAAGGCTTATGTCGATTTATTGGGACAACTACAACCAAATTGGAAAtcttaataattaaattgaaatatttaaatccaAACCtttcaattaatttattagtatacatttattttaaacttatttaataaagttCAAATCctctttacacatttacatatattatactttaatCGTAAAACAGATTATATGTGAACttaagttaaataataaatgtcaATAGATGGTCTAGAATTAACAGGAGTCACGTTGTCTATTAAGGTACATGGATATGGAATGAATAATGGTGGGACAAAATACACtataaaattgaatttatttaaatttaatttattttataattttttgtaaaatttaatgttaataattaatgaaattgtCCAAAGATTATATGTAGGTTGGGTACCATGAGTCTGCACCTCCGCAACATGTTGAGAGGATTCCAAGTTTAAACATGAAAATTCCTTTAAAATACCACTAAAATTACACACAAAAAACAGATATAACTCAgagaaattaattttattttattttctctAAAAACCTTCCTATTAAGGGTGATCTCAATATTATGCCTGTGCCTTTTCATCTGTACTTACTTGGTAttcactaaaataattgatgatcattctattttatttgttttattgATCTGTTTCCAAccttttaattaaataatcaGAAATTTGATCATTTTACTGTTAATACTTATTTAATTAGTCATTTTATATCTT harbors:
- the Adck3 gene encoding ABC1 family protein translates to MASSRNKLISQLSLYRKHNLDYLERKFDQHVNSRPLDDLNSLPVYLNSILPFYLNSLPQFVTTLLKPTSSKDSFKDDYKSTTSEDMDASNYDVESKLVSLDKARTSNKGSPNRQSKSNYSTLKFNFNTVNYGQKYYSTRAARKMKENKLPTDRFSRAATLAGLVFNVASASTRDAIGRYMRGEYVNVLKNSLTSDNVIKHVVECLCKMRGTALKFGQLLSLQSDILPENFRQALISSRHEADIMPKSQVDQILSREFGENWMDNFLEFDYEPIASASLGQAHKAKLKDGTEVAVKVQFPGILDSIDSDIENLVWICTYTKLVPDSFFIREYAKEMKTEVIAECDYLNEAKFYEIFRKLQLEGFYVPKVIKELTTKTVITTEYVHGKPLEDLGNLSQEARNSVGRRILKLSLSEIFDPNPSNYLYNEETDLIGLVDFGSCRIYHRKFVKPYLQLVYATIREDLDEILRLSVEVGFLHPEESQIVIDAHLDSVKASADPFKYDIEYDFKNSKTFTTCMERSNIIFNYRKRPPPPEIYSLHRKLAGAFLICKIISAKFNSKKLFEEVMEMSDVLN
- a CDS encoding NifU-like domain protein produces the protein MYNFILFIFIIFGGKYSFPWTLKLAPNLSYTIHKIRWKGFNLNSEPTDSLEYKPNDGKQLEYDEEGWLMDLNTKNVEDVLDLIRPQLSSDGGGISLCKIVDNEVHVKFTGSCVGCPYRSTTLKELIENNLVKFIKSPNENPITVKLVQDN
- the rpmG gene encoding Ribosomal protein L33 family protein, which produces MNIVFTLVFVLATNLCKSWILHNPLILNNYYFNTKGIGPLYAKKKVGRVLVTLECSISRKLGVPPSRYYTTKNKVNTPQRLELMKYNKYLRKHTLHKEIR
- the DBI gene encoding uncharacterized protein codes for the protein MSDESFDLAVKYVTDTTSMTATDEQKLLFYKYFKQATVGDCNTSKPGMMDFKGKAKWESWNSAKGMSKEDAKKAYVDLLGQLQPNWKS
- the ILKAP gene encoding Protein phosphatase 2C family protein, producing the protein MSKLFLKALGLSDKTLSQSVLNLLQNVNTTTIELDDGFVLVDHYGDKGVRKTMEDECLVCDSLRSKFPDLPEEYDFGVCGLFDGHGGRKTVVFVKENLLSEIASQLISHLNMKNESGNEEEFEITFKKAVNDACRRLDSRIANEVPGCTDGCTALVLFFGKKTVCILNLGDSAAYLCKKVDSILHAIPLNDIHKPWSQREKARILHYQGTIEGGRVNGLLEVTRSFGDLQLKKYGVLCVGTFRKVDLDFSKDELILLACDGFWGLFDPIDACRKILDMVVKEEMRASVTPHLPFPQLKKVCKDLVDVAINVRRSQDNVTVMVLRFKRKN